One Bacteroidota bacterium DNA window includes the following coding sequences:
- a CDS encoding polymer-forming cytoskeletal protein, translating to MKPGENQNPILIPEESIIEGFIKTKKSFRIESNFYGTLLSTEKVIIDETSKVVGDIVCSELLISGSFEGNIFCTGKFSVVGSSKIKGQVYTKLFQNEENCDLNCFIQIPNNAVINAIQDILINVDASTKLSTDANLKKIIQLFKENVYTATDESKKIKKDSPVEKEVKDSDPIAPKQV from the coding sequence ATGAAACCAGGCGAAAACCAAAATCCAATTTTAATTCCTGAAGAAAGTATTATTGAGGGATTTATTAAGACCAAAAAATCATTCAGAATAGAAAGTAATTTCTATGGTACATTATTGTCTACAGAGAAGGTAATCATTGATGAAACCTCCAAAGTAGTAGGAGATATTGTTTGTTCAGAGCTGCTTATAAGTGGTAGTTTCGAAGGTAATATATTTTGTACCGGTAAATTTAGCGTTGTTGGAAGTTCTAAAATTAAGGGACAAGTTTATACGAAACTATTCCAAAATGAGGAGAATTGTGATTTGAACTGTTTTATCCAAATACCCAACAATGCAGTAATCAACGCAATTCAGGATATCTTGATAAATGTTGATGCTTCAACAAAACTTTCTACAGATGCGAATCTAAAGAAAATCATTCAATTATTTAAGGAGAATGTTTATACTGCAACCGACGAATCAAAAAAAATAAAGAAAGATTCTCCGGTTGAAAAGGAAGTAAAAGATTCGGATCCAATTGCTCCAAAGCAAGTTTAA
- a CDS encoding LytTR family DNA-binding domain-containing protein has product MKINCIVIDDELPAIQQMEEYIKRIPFLNLMQCFDNAIEPINFIKKNQVDLIFLDIEMEGFSGLQFIKSIQNKPKIILTTAYDAYALDAYNLNVSDYLLKPISFERFIQSLDKIFEYFSTIKSITTDEKVYKRDYFFVKTEFRMQRVDFNDILFIEGMKEYLRIHTAEERIMTLQNFVSIIELLPSDNFIRVHKSYIVAVNKIKSIERNRIYIGDQIIPISASYKDQFFMFLKR; this is encoded by the coding sequence ATGAAAATTAACTGTATTGTTATCGATGATGAATTACCAGCCATTCAGCAAATGGAAGAGTACATTAAGAGAATTCCATTTTTGAATCTGATGCAGTGTTTTGATAATGCAATTGAACCAATTAATTTTATAAAGAAGAATCAGGTTGACTTGATTTTTCTTGATATTGAGATGGAGGGTTTCTCTGGCCTGCAATTTATAAAGTCTATACAAAACAAACCCAAAATCATTCTAACTACCGCATACGATGCCTATGCGTTGGATGCATACAATCTGAACGTGTCGGATTATTTGCTGAAACCCATTTCATTTGAACGGTTTATTCAGTCATTGGATAAGATTTTTGAATATTTTTCAACCATTAAATCGATCACTACCGACGAAAAAGTTTATAAACGCGATTATTTTTTTGTAAAAACCGAGTTCAGGATGCAACGTGTTGATTTCAATGATATATTATTCATTGAGGGCATGAAAGAATACTTGCGTATTCATACTGCTGAGGAAAGAATAATGACATTACAAAACTTTGTAAGTATAATAGAATTGTTGCCTTCCGATAATTTCATTCGGGTTCATAAATCATATATTGTTGCTGTGAATAAAATTAAATCTATTGAAAGAAATAGGATTTATATTGGTGATCAAATCATTCCTATCAGTGCATCCTATAAGGATCAATTTTTCATGTTCTTAAAGAGATGA
- a CDS encoding histidine kinase — protein MTIRKLRLFAPAFFWIFQILVHIIRNIYVIVSDSFSIIFSNIIIIYPLDAVTFSVFYYYFAPLFFKKKNIQVNIIFSIAYIFLYGFVWVMVYYFWQTHDHNELKSLYFSSFGHSLNYCFLGVLMRLGIEWFEKRETQKELEKQNIKTELALLRAQINPHFLFNTLNNINSFATQNSEKTSYAIIKLSEIMRYMLYEANGEKVLLDKELQYIYNFLELHKLRYKHNSFVQFSVSGTTSNIFIPPMIFIPFIENAFKHGKKGPKDVIEINISVRNKEIDFNCQNNKRQLSESEKKLDKGIGIQNIKRRLEYLYPQGFVLDLLETDTTYSVHLKIKNYESSVFI, from the coding sequence ATGACAATACGGAAACTCAGGCTTTTTGCTCCAGCATTCTTTTGGATCTTCCAGATCCTAGTACATATTATAAGAAATATCTATGTTATTGTATCTGACTCGTTTTCGATTATATTTTCTAATATTATTATTATCTATCCTCTCGATGCTGTTACATTTTCGGTGTTTTACTATTATTTTGCCCCGCTTTTTTTTAAGAAGAAGAATATTCAAGTCAACATTATTTTTAGTATTGCTTATATTTTTCTGTATGGCTTTGTATGGGTTATGGTTTACTATTTTTGGCAAACACATGATCACAATGAGTTAAAATCTTTATACTTTTCAAGTTTTGGGCATAGTTTGAATTATTGCTTTTTGGGTGTATTGATGAGGTTAGGCATCGAATGGTTTGAAAAAAGGGAAACCCAAAAAGAACTTGAAAAGCAAAACATTAAAACCGAATTGGCTTTATTACGGGCACAAATCAATCCCCATTTCTTATTTAACACTTTAAATAATATCAACTCTTTTGCTACTCAAAATTCGGAGAAAACCTCATATGCTATCATCAAATTGTCCGAAATAATGAGATACATGCTTTATGAAGCAAACGGAGAAAAGGTGCTTTTAGATAAGGAATTGCAGTACATTTATAATTTTCTGGAATTACATAAGCTCAGGTATAAGCATAACTCATTCGTGCAATTTTCAGTCAGTGGTACTACTTCAAACATTTTTATTCCACCCATGATTTTCATTCCGTTTATTGAAAATGCCTTCAAACATGGGAAAAAGGGACCCAAGGACGTAATTGAAATAAACATTAGTGTTAGGAATAAAGAAATTGACTTTAATTGCCAGAACAATAAAAGGCAGCTCAGTGAGAGTGAGAAAAAATTGGATAAAGGTATTGGAATACAAAATATTAAACGAAGGCTTGAATATTTGTATCCCCAAGGTTTTGTGTTAGATCTTTTGGAAACCGACACAACATATTCCGTTCATCTTAAAATAAAAAATTATGAATCAAGTGTTTTCATTTAA
- a CDS encoding S41 family peptidase translates to MKINYKNASVYLPIAFAIVLIIGIFVGKNINSGLTLDQALMPSNTNNPYNKLADIINYIEKDYVDPIDREKLTSKAVMSIIEELDPHTSYISQEEFNAVNDPLLGSFDGIGVQFNVIEDTIAIVQVIPGGPSEKSGIIAGDRITMVNDSLIAGVGITNNGAIRLLKGHRGTNVKVSVFRRGFPELINFDIIRNIIPTYSLDVAYMINDSVGYMKLNTFSATTYAEFSEAGKKLKQQGVKNIILDLRGNTGGYVRPAVQIADDFLADGKLIVYTKGNNRPKSSVYSKSNGLFETVNVIVLIDEASASASEILAGAIQDNDRGTIIGRRSFGKGLVQEQLNFPDGSGLRMTIARYYTPTGRSIQRAYGDGFDEYYNEFYHRYTNGELLSADSIKFADSLMYKTPGGKIVYGGGGIMPDLFVPIEMSNPIFYNVVINRGLAYQFAFNYTDTHREKLSKYKKPIDFIDSFEFTDEMYDEFVAFAISNGADNNEAEINKSAIKLKSLIKAYIGRNILDNDAFYPIFNKNDVVVIKAQNYLTSKK, encoded by the coding sequence ATGAAAATTAATTATAAAAATGCTTCCGTATATCTGCCAATTGCCTTTGCCATAGTTTTAATTATTGGGATTTTTGTTGGAAAGAACATTAATTCCGGGCTCACGCTTGATCAGGCTTTAATGCCATCAAACACAAATAACCCGTATAATAAGTTGGCTGATATTATCAATTATATTGAGAAGGATTATGTAGATCCGATTGATCGTGAAAAATTGACTTCTAAGGCAGTTATGTCTATCATAGAAGAACTCGACCCTCACACTTCTTATATAAGTCAGGAAGAATTTAATGCTGTTAATGACCCACTTTTGGGTTCTTTCGATGGAATCGGAGTACAATTTAATGTTATTGAGGATACCATTGCCATTGTTCAGGTAATTCCAGGAGGTCCTTCAGAAAAATCGGGAATAATAGCGGGAGACAGAATCACAATGGTTAATGATTCGTTAATAGCAGGCGTTGGTATTACAAACAATGGTGCCATTAGATTATTAAAAGGTCATCGGGGTACGAATGTTAAAGTGAGTGTTTTCCGAAGAGGATTTCCCGAGCTCATAAATTTCGATATCATCCGAAATATTATTCCTACTTATAGCCTTGATGTGGCTTACATGATCAATGATTCGGTTGGTTATATGAAGCTGAACACTTTTTCTGCCACAACCTATGCAGAGTTTAGTGAAGCTGGTAAAAAACTTAAGCAGCAAGGCGTAAAAAATATTATTTTAGATTTGCGAGGAAATACAGGGGGCTATGTAAGGCCAGCCGTTCAAATTGCTGATGACTTTTTGGCCGATGGTAAACTAATTGTTTATACAAAAGGGAACAATCGTCCCAAGAGCTCAGTTTACTCGAAATCAAATGGCTTGTTTGAAACTGTAAACGTAATCGTTTTAATCGACGAAGCATCTGCATCGGCAAGTGAAATTTTAGCAGGGGCAATTCAGGATAATGATCGGGGCACCATCATTGGTAGACGATCATTTGGTAAGGGATTGGTACAGGAACAACTTAATTTCCCTGACGGTTCCGGATTAAGAATGACCATAGCCCGTTATTATACACCTACAGGCAGATCGATTCAGCGGGCTTATGGCGATGGTTTTGACGAATATTATAATGAATTTTATCATCGTTATACCAATGGTGAATTACTAAGTGCCGATAGTATCAAATTTGCCGATTCACTGATGTATAAAACTCCCGGTGGAAAAATTGTATATGGCGGAGGTGGTATCATGCCCGATCTCTTTGTTCCAATAGAAATGTCAAATCCGATTTTTTATAATGTTGTCATAAACAGAGGACTTGCTTATCAATTTGCCTTTAATTATACAGATACGCACAGGGAAAAATTGAGTAAATACAAAAAGCCCATCGACTTTATTGATTCGTTTGAATTCACAGATGAAATGTATGATGAATTTGTTGCTTTTGCTATTTCGAACGGAGCCGATAATAATGAAGCAGAGATTAATAAGTCGGCAATAAAATTAAAATCATTGATTAAAGCCTATATTGGAAGAAATATATTGGATAATGATGCTTTTTATCCAATTTTTAATAAAAATGATGTGGTAGTCATTAAAGCTCAAAATTATTTAACTTCGAAAAAGTAA
- a CDS encoding superoxide dismutase yields MNFELPLLPFSMDALEPFISKQTLDFHHGKHHLTYVNNLNKLIVGTKFEKLSLEEIILTADGGIFNNAAQVWNHTFYWNCMSPKGGGEPTGKLLEAIKNEFGSFEEFKEKFSVAATTLFGSGWAWLVKNKENKLQIIQTSNANNPMTQGFISLLTCDVWEHAYYLDKQNRRPAYVEDFWKLVDWKAVTKRF; encoded by the coding sequence ATGAACTTTGAACTTCCATTATTACCTTTTTCAATGGATGCCTTGGAACCATTTATTTCAAAGCAAACACTTGATTTCCATCATGGAAAACACCACCTCACCTATGTGAATAATTTGAATAAATTGATTGTAGGAACAAAGTTTGAAAAATTAAGTTTAGAAGAAATTATCTTAACAGCCGATGGTGGGATTTTCAATAATGCCGCTCAGGTTTGGAATCACACTTTTTACTGGAATTGTATGTCTCCAAAAGGAGGGGGTGAACCTACCGGAAAATTGCTCGAAGCTATAAAAAACGAATTTGGATCTTTTGAAGAATTCAAAGAAAAGTTTTCGGTTGCGGCTACTACCTTATTTGGATCAGGTTGGGCCTGGCTCGTGAAAAACAAGGAAAATAAACTTCAGATCATTCAAACCTCAAATGCAAATAATCCAATGACTCAAGGATTCATATCTTTGTTGACTTGCGATGTTTGGGAACATGCATATTATTTGGATAAACAAAACCGTCGACCGGCATATGTGGAAGACTTTTGGAAGCTTGTTGATTGGAAAGCAGTAACTAAAAGATTTTAA